The Papaver somniferum cultivar HN1 chromosome 3, ASM357369v1, whole genome shotgun sequence genome includes a region encoding these proteins:
- the LOC113357765 gene encoding alpha-soluble NSF attachment protein 2-like has product MADIAKGEEFEKKAEKKINGWAVFGSKYEDAAEFYEKAANSYKIAKAWDKAAAVYLKLAGCHLKLDSKHEAASAYVDAANSYKKISSKDAISCFDQAVNQFMEIGRFNMAARYCKDIGELYEVEQDFEKSIVYFERAADLFQSEEVSTSANQCKQKVAQFSAQLEQYPRAIEIYEEVAKQSLNNNLLKYSVKGYLLNAGLCHLCKVDVVAITNALERYEEMDPTFSGTREYKFLADLAASVDEEDVQRFTDVVKEFDSMTRLDAWKTTLLLRVKEKLKAKEMDDDEDLT; this is encoded by the exons ATGGCGGATATAGCTAAAGGAGAGGAATTCGAGAAGAAAGCCGAGAAAAAGATCAACGGATGGGCTGTATTTGGTTCTAAATACGAAGATGCTGCTGAATTTTATGAGAAAGCTGCTAATAGCTACAAAATAGCTAAAGCAT GGGATAAAGCTGCAGCAGTTTATCTTAAGCTGGCTGGTTGTCACTTGAAG TTGGATAGCAAGCATGAAGCTGCTTCAGCTTATGTGGATGCGGCAAACAGCTACAAAAAGATCTCTTCTAAAG ATGCCATATCATGCTTCGATCAGGCAGTAAATCAGTTCATGGAAATCGGCAGGTTTAATATGGCTGCCAGATATTGCAAG GATATAGGGGAGTTGTATGAGGTTGAACAGGACTTTGAAAAGTCCATTGTTTATTTTGAACGGGCAGCTGATTTGTTCCAAAGTGAGGAAGTCTCCACATCCGCAAATCAGTGCAAGCAGAAGGTTGCTCAGTTTTCTGCACAACTGGAACA GTATCCTAGAGCAATTGAGATTTATGAAGAGGTAGCAAAACAGTCTCTCAACAATAATCTTTTGAAGTACAGTGTGAAAGGTTATCTTCTCAATGCTGGTCTTTGCCACCTCTGTAAAGTCGATGTTGTTGCTATAACAAATGCACTGGAGCGCTATGAG GAAATGGATCCAACTTTTTCAGGAACCCGTGAATACAAATTTTTGGCT GACTTGGCTGCTTCAGTTGACGAAGAAGATGTTCAAAGGTTTACTGATGTTGTCAAAGAATTTGATAGCATGACCAGATTG GACGCTTGGAAGACCACTCTTCTGCTGAGAGTAAAGGAAAAGCTGAAGGCCAAGGAGATGGATGATGATGAGGATCTTACTTAA